One stretch of Candidatus Nitrosotenuis cloacae DNA includes these proteins:
- the glyS gene encoding glycine--tRNA ligase, with amino-acid sequence MNYDSVMQLALERGFYFPSCEIYSDAKAGFWEYGPSGVSMKTKFIELWRRELLRRDGMMEIDGSQIMSQSVFEASGHLASFADPVIRCIECGLNYRADKLIFEQIKIEIPESADLPDFDKVISEKNIRCPKCKGEFERARKFNMMFKVEIGPEAEAAYLRPETCQSIFVDFPRLFKTMRGKLPLGIAQIGKSFRNEISPRQSLLRLREFYQAEIEVFCNPAKLNDLERFSEIQNVTIRLWIDDALKAMTCKEAVDSGILPNKFVAYYLGLLTEFYEKTGIDITKSRFRRLGEKEKAFYASVAFDFEVQTTIGWLELVACNYRSDYDLTSHATKSKEKFEVLDDEQKVLPHVFEISMGIDRSLYTILEHGLREEKEHDRTVLSIKPYLAPVHVGVLSLVKKDGLKEKTDEIFLQIKRRYDAFLDHSGAIGRRYRRLDEVGAPFAITIDHQTLQDETVTLRRRDSMSQDRIKIVELDSVLSKETAFP; translated from the coding sequence ATGAATTATGATAGTGTGATGCAGCTTGCGCTGGAGCGCGGATTTTACTTTCCTAGCTGCGAGATTTACTCTGATGCAAAGGCCGGATTTTGGGAATATGGCCCATCCGGCGTATCAATGAAAACCAAATTCATCGAGCTGTGGAGGCGCGAGTTGTTACGACGCGATGGAATGATGGAAATTGATGGCTCGCAAATAATGTCCCAGTCGGTCTTTGAGGCATCGGGTCACTTGGCAAGCTTTGCAGATCCCGTGATTCGGTGTATTGAGTGCGGGTTGAATTATAGGGCTGACAAACTCATCTTTGAGCAGATAAAAATAGAAATTCCTGAAAGTGCGGACCTGCCTGACTTTGATAAAGTGATATCTGAGAAAAACATTCGATGTCCAAAATGCAAGGGTGAGTTTGAGCGGGCGCGAAAATTCAACATGATGTTTAAGGTGGAGATTGGTCCGGAGGCAGAGGCGGCATACCTTAGACCAGAGACGTGTCAGTCCATTTTTGTGGATTTTCCAAGATTGTTCAAGACAATGAGGGGAAAGCTGCCACTAGGAATTGCACAAATCGGCAAAAGCTTTCGAAATGAAATATCACCACGGCAATCATTACTGAGATTGCGCGAGTTTTACCAGGCGGAAATTGAGGTGTTTTGCAATCCTGCCAAGCTAAATGACTTGGAGAGATTTTCTGAGATACAAAATGTTACCATTCGATTATGGATTGATGATGCCCTAAAGGCAATGACATGCAAGGAAGCAGTGGACTCTGGAATCTTGCCAAACAAGTTTGTTGCATATTACTTGGGATTACTGACTGAATTTTATGAAAAGACTGGAATCGACATTACAAAATCTAGATTCCGTCGACTAGGGGAAAAGGAAAAGGCATTCTATGCTAGCGTTGCTTTTGACTTTGAGGTCCAAACCACAATTGGCTGGTTGGAGCTTGTTGCGTGCAATTATAGATCGGACTATGATCTTACTAGCCATGCAACCAAGTCCAAGGAAAAATTCGAGGTGCTAGACGATGAGCAAAAGGTACTGCCACATGTGTTTGAGATTTCCATGGGAATTGACCGTTCTTTATATACAATACTAGAGCATGGCTTGCGCGAGGAAAAAGAACATGACAGAACGGTTCTATCCATCAAGCCATACTTGGCGCCAGTTCACGTTGGGGTTTTGTCTTTGGTAAAAAAAGACGGCCTAAAGGAAAAAACAGATGAAATATTTTTGCAGATAAAGCGAAGATACGATGCATTCTTGGATCATTCAGGAGCTATTGGTAGAAGATACAGAAGATTGGACGAAGTAGGAGCTCCCTTTGCCATAACAATAGACCACCAAACATTACAAGATGAGACAGTAACTTTGAGAAGGCGTGATTCAATGAGTCAGGACAGAATCAAGATAGTAGAATTGGATTCTGTGTTATCTAAAGAAACTGCGTTTCCATAA
- a CDS encoding DNA primase: MKLGTEEIAKYPFLSEAGTYLREKGFTLEQFGDEDFKPIIDLALSRIQIAAEGKIFNSDFSIKNLDIEVFSFLVAVILLKQSGMNTLIRRFSLAEARRAEKFLEKDLINAHTNEELAIKIIKDLFAMNVSKSDDYFVIPAPDYLTHAVNFHEQEWKLVNRLVHDGKVFLSAHETVRLIRKELDNFISSKIQSANIPSIPESFKKPIDTLLTLAKKFTVQIIETTEQPPCIKHALEILHKGENLPHSGRFMLATYLLNKGQTIEEIAPLFKNAPDYNEKITLYQLKHLAGNFGSGTKYACPSCEKLKSENLCYIIPECANIINPLQFGRKKISNA, encoded by the coding sequence ATGAAGCTGGGAACAGAAGAGATAGCAAAGTATCCTTTTTTGAGTGAGGCCGGAACCTATCTGAGAGAAAAAGGATTTACACTGGAACAGTTTGGCGATGAGGATTTCAAGCCCATAATCGATCTGGCGTTATCTCGAATCCAAATCGCCGCAGAGGGAAAAATATTCAACTCGGATTTTTCAATCAAAAATCTGGACATTGAGGTATTTTCGTTTCTAGTCGCAGTTATTTTACTAAAGCAGAGCGGCATGAACACTTTGATTAGGAGATTTTCTCTTGCCGAGGCAAGACGTGCGGAAAAATTCCTAGAAAAAGACCTGATCAACGCTCACACAAATGAAGAACTGGCAATCAAAATCATCAAGGACCTTTTTGCAATGAATGTCTCAAAGTCTGATGATTATTTTGTAATACCTGCACCAGACTATCTTACCCACGCAGTTAATTTCCATGAGCAAGAATGGAAGCTAGTCAATCGGCTGGTCCATGACGGCAAGGTTTTCCTCTCCGCACACGAAACAGTCAGATTGATCCGAAAGGAGCTGGACAATTTTATCAGCTCAAAAATCCAATCAGCAAACATTCCAAGCATCCCAGAATCCTTCAAAAAACCAATTGATACATTACTCACTTTAGCAAAAAAATTCACAGTCCAAATAATAGAGACAACAGAACAACCTCCTTGCATCAAACATGCCTTGGAGATATTGCACAAAGGGGAAAACCTACCTCATTCTGGAAGATTCATGCTGGCCACATATCTTCTCAACAAGGGCCAGACAATAGAAGAGATTGCACCGCTTTTCAAAAACGCACCGGATTACAACGAAAAAATAACACTATACCAGCTAAAACATCTGGCAGGAAACTTTGGAAGCGGAACAAAGTACGCATGTCCTTCATGTGAGAAGCTAAAGAGCGAAAACCTTTGTTATATCATACCCGAGTGCGCAAATATCATCAATCCATTGCAGTTTGGCAGGAAAAAGATAAGCAATGCTTGA
- a CDS encoding deoxyribonuclease IV, with amino-acid sequence MRVGLHVSISGSLSAAVDNAIERECSAFQIFTRSPRMWTAKEIPKQDALKFRDKLASSKIDRFATVAHMPYLPNLASPNAATHAKSVAVLIKEVQRCGEIGIPYLVAHLGSHLGEGEEKGIAQLVKAFEKAAEVKNDVTILLENTAGQKNSVGSEFAQWAEILSRLKPKNRFGVCFDTCHAFAYGYDLRSEKDVAETFKEFDETVGFEHLKILHLNDSKGELGSNLDRHEHIGLGKIGERGMASVVKMANKKDIPIILETPIDNTRDDFANLRKVKEIA; translated from the coding sequence ATGCGAGTAGGACTGCATGTCTCCATTTCCGGCTCGCTTTCTGCAGCAGTAGACAATGCGATTGAACGAGAGTGCTCTGCATTTCAGATTTTTACGCGCAGCCCTAGAATGTGGACTGCGAAGGAGATTCCAAAACAAGACGCCCTGAAATTTAGGGATAAATTAGCATCCAGCAAAATAGACAGATTTGCAACGGTTGCCCACATGCCATATCTGCCAAATTTGGCATCACCAAATGCAGCAACCCATGCAAAATCGGTTGCCGTTTTGATCAAAGAAGTACAAAGGTGCGGAGAAATTGGCATACCATATCTGGTTGCACATTTGGGTAGCCACCTTGGAGAGGGAGAGGAAAAGGGGATTGCCCAACTGGTTAAAGCATTTGAGAAAGCAGCCGAAGTAAAAAATGATGTTACTATACTACTAGAGAATACTGCCGGCCAGAAAAACTCCGTGGGATCCGAATTTGCCCAGTGGGCAGAAATTCTTTCCAGATTAAAGCCAAAGAATCGATTTGGCGTTTGTTTTGATACGTGTCATGCGTTTGCATATGGATATGATCTAAGATCGGAAAAAGACGTTGCCGAGACATTCAAAGAATTTGATGAGACTGTTGGATTTGAACACTTGAAGATTTTGCACCTAAATGATTCCAAGGGCGAGCTTGGCTCGAATCTGGACAGGCATGAACACATTGGCCTAGGCAAAATAGGTGAGCGAGGAATGGCATCTGTAGTAAAGATGGCAAACAAAAAAGACATACCAATAATTTTGGAGACTCCAATTGACAATACACGTGATGATTTTGCCAACCTCAGAAAGGTAAAAGAGATTGCATAG
- a CDS encoding DNA primase small subunit domain-containing protein: MLEPDAKFLEDSFKKYYFDHFDLIRTPKNPEMREFGYQKFNSGMIRHISLRSDKELHLLLMKNVPSDVYCSNARYSFPNLPMAEKDWQNADLIFDIDAKDLHLPCRINHTAKKCNSCGCMFSGLDSCPQCKSTKFDVSSVLCNDCMVGAKREVEKLITILTSDLGIKKQDITVYYSGNEGFHIHVSSSEYEKLDSRHRADLVDYVTFKGAIPETFGARTNFAKSIFSDVDDKGWPGRVSKKIFGSKSNKPKLSKEIISEGYPAFKKRLESIQKEIGTLVDPNVTIDVHRIFRLGGTINSKSGLTKLLCTDIAKFNPGMDACYIDDEKTAVLADCPVEFRLKNKKFGPYKKERLDVPKYAAVYMICKGCATTTN, from the coding sequence ATGCTTGAGCCAGACGCAAAATTCCTAGAGGATTCTTTCAAGAAATATTATTTTGATCATTTCGATCTTATTCGTACGCCAAAAAATCCAGAGATGCGTGAGTTTGGGTACCAAAAATTCAATTCCGGCATGATTCGACACATCTCGCTAAGATCCGACAAGGAACTGCATCTGTTATTGATGAAAAATGTACCGTCCGATGTTTATTGTTCCAATGCTAGATACTCTTTTCCAAATCTACCAATGGCGGAAAAGGACTGGCAAAACGCAGATCTTATCTTTGATATTGATGCCAAAGACCTTCATTTGCCATGCAGAATAAATCATACTGCAAAAAAATGCAATTCCTGTGGATGCATGTTTTCTGGCCTTGATTCCTGTCCACAATGTAAGAGCACAAAATTTGATGTATCGTCTGTGCTGTGTAATGACTGTATGGTTGGTGCAAAAAGAGAAGTGGAAAAGCTCATTACAATCTTAACTAGTGATCTTGGAATCAAAAAACAAGATATCACCGTTTATTATTCCGGAAATGAGGGTTTTCACATACATGTGTCCAGTTCAGAATATGAAAAACTAGACTCTAGACACAGAGCAGACCTAGTTGATTATGTGACATTCAAAGGCGCAATACCGGAAACATTTGGTGCTAGGACAAACTTTGCAAAATCAATCTTTTCAGATGTAGATGATAAGGGTTGGCCTGGACGCGTATCAAAAAAAATCTTTGGCTCTAAATCAAACAAACCTAAACTATCAAAGGAAATCATATCAGAGGGCTATCCTGCCTTTAAAAAAAGATTGGAATCAATCCAAAAAGAGATCGGAACCCTTGTAGATCCAAATGTCACCATAGATGTACACAGAATATTCAGATTAGGCGGAACAATCAACTCCAAGTCGGGCCTCACCAAACTATTGTGCACAGATATTGCAAAATTCAATCCTGGCATGGATGCGTGCTATATTGATGATGAGAAAACCGCAGTTCTAGCTGACTGTCCAGTTGAGTTCAGACTAAAAAACAAAAAGTTCGGCCCATACAAAAAAGAAAGACTAGACGTACCAAAATATGCCGCAGTCTATATGATTTGCAAAGGGTGCGCCACGACCACAAACTAG